From the genome of Amycolatopsis sp. NBC_01488, one region includes:
- a CDS encoding MFS transporter, whose product MLILPTLLVTMDLNVLLLALPRISEDLQAGPIAQLWITDIYAFIVAGLTVTMGHVGDRFGRRKVLLISASVFVVASLVCAFSTSVPMLVVSRGVLGASGAAIAPLTLAIIVATFKNPKQMGFALGIWASALAGGVVLGPPVGGILLHSFWWGSVFLIAIPIMAVVLLAGPFVLKESRNPDGGSIDVRSVLLFLVAILPLVGALKETARSGFGLQPAALLVLGVVGIVLFVRRQSRIPNPLIDLTLFRDKMVRSGMSVFVTGGLWSGALSLVIALYLQLVEGLSVLVAGLVMLPAAFIGMVCNMIAPKFANVFRPARVVAVGLLIAMVGALTLTLVAPLGGVVIVVVGMTLVMIGSSPIGPVTNHVVMSNIPPAKAGAVGGMIATGGELGVAIGVAAMGSVANAVYQGNVTVPAGVPADAATSAGDGITGAVAVARTLPQAQGTALLDSAHDAFNAGLVTVAVIAAIGYTLVATVAWRGMGHVLPFGAGQEAPANDGTGGEPDPDAERAAA is encoded by the coding sequence GATTTGAACGTACTGCTGCTGGCTCTGCCGCGCATCTCCGAAGACTTGCAGGCAGGCCCGATCGCGCAGCTGTGGATCACGGACATCTACGCGTTCATCGTGGCGGGCCTGACGGTCACCATGGGACACGTCGGTGACCGGTTCGGCAGGCGGAAGGTCCTGCTGATCAGTGCCTCGGTGTTCGTCGTCGCCTCGTTGGTGTGCGCGTTCTCGACCTCGGTGCCGATGCTGGTCGTCTCCCGCGGGGTGCTCGGCGCGTCCGGCGCGGCGATCGCTCCGCTGACCCTCGCCATCATCGTCGCCACCTTCAAGAACCCGAAGCAGATGGGCTTCGCGCTCGGCATCTGGGCCAGCGCCCTCGCCGGCGGCGTCGTGCTCGGTCCGCCGGTGGGCGGCATCCTGCTGCACTCGTTCTGGTGGGGCTCGGTCTTCCTGATCGCGATCCCGATCATGGCGGTGGTCCTGCTCGCCGGGCCGTTCGTGCTCAAGGAATCGCGCAACCCGGACGGCGGCTCGATCGACGTGCGCAGCGTCCTGCTGTTCCTGGTGGCGATCCTGCCGCTGGTCGGGGCGCTGAAGGAGACCGCGCGGTCCGGGTTCGGCCTGCAGCCCGCGGCGTTGCTGGTGCTCGGCGTGGTCGGCATCGTCCTCTTCGTGCGGCGGCAGTCGCGCATCCCGAACCCGCTGATCGACCTGACGTTGTTCAGGGACAAGATGGTTCGCTCCGGGATGTCCGTGTTCGTGACCGGTGGTCTGTGGTCCGGTGCGCTCTCCCTGGTCATCGCCTTGTACCTGCAGCTGGTCGAGGGGCTCTCGGTGCTGGTCGCGGGTCTGGTGATGCTGCCGGCCGCGTTCATCGGCATGGTCTGCAACATGATCGCGCCCAAGTTCGCGAACGTGTTCCGGCCCGCGCGCGTGGTGGCCGTCGGGTTGCTGATCGCGATGGTGGGTGCCCTGACGCTGACGCTGGTCGCGCCGCTCGGCGGGGTCGTGATCGTGGTGGTCGGCATGACGCTGGTGATGATCGGGTCCAGCCCGATCGGCCCGGTGACCAACCACGTCGTCATGTCGAACATCCCGCCGGCGAAAGCGGGCGCGGTGGGCGGCATGATCGCGACCGGCGGCGAGCTCGGTGTCGCGATCGGTGTCGCGGCGATGGGCAGTGTGGCGAACGCCGTGTACCAGGGCAACGTCACCGTGCCGGCGGGCGTGCCGGCGGACGCGGCGACGTCGGCCGGCGATGGCATCACCGGTGCGGTGGCCGTCGCGCGGACGCTGCCGCAGGCCCAGGGGACCGCGCTGCTGGACTCGGCGCACGACGCGTTCAACGCCGGGCTGGTGACCGTCGCGGTGATCGCGGCGATCGGGTACACCCTCGTCGCCACGGTGGCGTGGCGCGGGATGGGACACGTCCTGCCGTTCGGCGCCGGGCAGGAAGCGCCCGCGAACGACGGCACGGGCGGGGAACCGGATCCCGACGCCGAACGGGCCGCGGCCTGA
- a CDS encoding acyltransferase family protein, giving the protein MSANIQLVDVKSSNARRGDLPALTGLRFIAALVVFFGHVIFPIDPGNANLAKPFRDLGVTTFLNTIAAPATYMAMTCFFMLSGFVITWSAKPGERLTSFWRRRVVKIFPSHAVTWALCMLLFAGAYTANHGILNLFFLDTWPNELRLWGGANGPAWSLNAEMLFYLLIPLLLIPIRRIPDNRLWRWAGAVVVLYAGALVFTVTVIPDTPTYGGAYSIPQFWFVYFFPPMRLFEFLLGVFVARIVRSGQWPRIPAVVVGVLLAGSYALIFFVPFVFRIALVALVPMALAIGTLASANLRGRRTVLGTRPMMWLGKVSFGFYMTQAAVLLWFRYTVFGDAEFGTVGAILLILALFAVNLLAGWLLHIGVERPAMKHWSRSKKKPVADSAPRTGEPDKLAA; this is encoded by the coding sequence TTGTCCGCCAATATCCAGCTGGTCGACGTGAAATCGTCGAACGCGCGCCGAGGGGACCTGCCGGCACTGACCGGATTGCGCTTCATCGCCGCACTCGTGGTGTTCTTCGGTCACGTCATCTTCCCGATCGACCCCGGTAACGCCAATCTCGCGAAGCCGTTCCGCGATCTCGGCGTCACCACGTTCCTCAACACCATCGCCGCCCCCGCGACCTACATGGCGATGACGTGTTTCTTCATGCTCAGCGGATTCGTCATCACCTGGTCCGCCAAGCCGGGCGAGCGGCTGACCTCCTTCTGGCGGCGGCGCGTGGTGAAGATCTTCCCGAGCCACGCCGTGACCTGGGCCCTCTGCATGCTCCTTTTCGCCGGCGCGTACACCGCGAACCACGGCATCCTGAACCTGTTCTTCCTGGACACCTGGCCCAACGAGCTGAGGCTCTGGGGCGGCGCGAACGGCCCGGCCTGGTCGCTGAACGCCGAAATGCTGTTCTACCTGCTCATCCCGCTGCTGCTGATCCCGATCAGGCGGATCCCGGACAACCGGCTGTGGCGGTGGGCGGGCGCTGTCGTGGTGCTGTACGCCGGTGCCCTCGTCTTCACGGTGACGGTCATCCCGGACACCCCGACCTACGGCGGCGCGTACTCGATCCCGCAGTTCTGGTTCGTGTACTTCTTCCCGCCGATGCGGCTGTTCGAGTTCCTCCTCGGCGTTTTCGTGGCGCGCATCGTGCGGAGCGGCCAGTGGCCGCGCATTCCGGCCGTCGTCGTGGGCGTGCTGCTCGCGGGAAGCTACGCGCTCATCTTCTTCGTGCCGTTCGTGTTCCGGATCGCGCTCGTCGCGCTCGTCCCGATGGCACTGGCGATTGGCACCCTCGCGTCGGCGAACCTGCGTGGTCGCCGCACCGTGCTGGGCACCAGGCCGATGATGTGGCTCGGCAAGGTCTCGTTCGGGTTCTACATGACGCAGGCGGCCGTCCTGCTCTGGTTCCGGTACACGGTGTTCGGCGACGCCGAGTTCGGTACGGTCGGCGCCATCCTGCTCATCCTGGCGTTGTTCGCCGTCAACCTGCTCGCCGGCTGGTTGCTCCACATCGGCGTCGAACGTCCGGCGATGAAGCACTGGAGCCGCTCGAAGAAGAAGCCTGTCGCCGATAGCGCGCCGCGGACCGGCGAACCGGACAAGCTGGCGGCGTAG
- a CDS encoding acyltransferase family protein: MSATLPLVDVKSSNTRRQDLPALTGLRFVAALLVFFTHVSKPQNPGNPHLAAPFRDANLVTFLGDNGFRTGIVAVSCFFLLSGFVITWSAKPDQRLSAYWRRRVVKVFPSHFVTWALCMLLFAGVFTTNHGILNLFFIDTWFTDPSYWGGANGPAWSLNGEMLFYVVFPLMVIPIRRIPERKLWLWAGIVLAALVVATVLSQAFLPDTPPWQNTSIPKFWFVYFFPPMRLFEFAIGMIVARIVISGRWPRIPLSLVGVLAVGGLLLALVVPYPFNITLVMLIPLVLTIGSLASANLRGNRTILGTRPMVWLGKVSFGFFMTQAIVVFWFRPAVFGATEYGTAGGILLIAALFAVNLAFGWVLHKFVELPAMKYWGSSKKRVAGNAPRTEEPDKVPAL, encoded by the coding sequence TTGTCCGCCACCCTACCGCTGGTCGACGTAAAATCGTCGAACACGCGCAGACAGGACCTGCCGGCGCTGACCGGCCTGCGATTCGTCGCCGCACTGCTGGTGTTCTTCACCCACGTCTCGAAACCGCAGAACCCGGGCAACCCCCACCTGGCGGCGCCGTTCCGCGACGCCAATCTCGTCACGTTCCTCGGCGACAACGGCTTCCGGACCGGTATCGTCGCCGTGTCGTGCTTCTTCCTGCTCAGCGGATTCGTCATCACCTGGTCCGCCAAGCCCGACCAGCGGCTGTCCGCCTACTGGCGGCGGCGCGTGGTGAAGGTCTTTCCCAGCCACTTCGTGACCTGGGCGCTCTGCATGCTCCTCTTCGCGGGCGTGTTCACCACGAACCACGGCATCCTGAACCTGTTCTTCATCGACACGTGGTTCACCGACCCGAGCTACTGGGGCGGCGCGAACGGCCCGGCGTGGTCGCTGAACGGCGAGATGCTGTTCTACGTCGTCTTCCCGCTCATGGTGATCCCGATCAGGCGGATCCCCGAGCGCAAGCTGTGGCTCTGGGCGGGCATCGTGCTGGCCGCGCTCGTGGTCGCCACCGTGCTCTCGCAGGCGTTCCTCCCGGACACCCCGCCGTGGCAGAACACGTCGATCCCGAAGTTCTGGTTCGTCTACTTCTTCCCGCCGATGCGGTTGTTCGAGTTCGCCATCGGCATGATCGTCGCGCGCATCGTGATCAGTGGCCGCTGGCCGAGGATCCCGTTGTCCCTGGTGGGCGTGCTGGCGGTGGGCGGTCTCCTGCTCGCGCTCGTCGTGCCCTACCCGTTCAACATCACGCTGGTCATGCTGATCCCGCTCGTACTGACGATCGGCTCGCTCGCGTCGGCCAACCTCCGCGGCAACCGCACCATTCTGGGTACCAGGCCGATGGTGTGGCTGGGCAAGGTGTCGTTCGGGTTCTTCATGACCCAGGCGATCGTCGTGTTCTGGTTCCGCCCGGCGGTGTTCGGCGCCACGGAGTACGGCACGGCCGGCGGCATCCTGCTCATCGCCGCCCTGTTCGCCGTCAACCTGGCCTTCGGCTGGGTGCTGCACAAGTTCGTCGAGCTCCCGGCGATGAAGTACTGGGGCAGCTCGAAGAAACGGGTCGCCGGCAACGCGCCGCGGACGGAAGAACCGGACAAGGTGCCGGCATTGTGA
- a CDS encoding pyridoxal-phosphate dependent enzyme — translation MATDASTALDTPMVPVAVVHDTGVDTIQLKLEAFNRYGSLKARTAVGLVDALEERGLVWPGIRIVESTSGNLGVALAGVAAERGYRFTAVVDPRTSPALLAGMIALGAELDMVTEDDGAGGYLISRLRRVRELTEGATDRVWTDQYGCPANPRAHELGTGPELARQAGGAMDAVFVAVSTGGTLAGIASYFREHHPECRVVGVDVPGSVAFGGPPGPRVLTGIGSSVRSQFLRPWMYDEHIEVEPGAALAACRRLAAQTGIEVGGSGGAVLAASLRYLQAHPEIRHPVCLCPDSGSSYRQTIFDDDWLTANGLGCALDPWPGGAPLFLRGEL, via the coding sequence ATGGCAACGGACGCGTCCACGGCGCTGGACACGCCCATGGTGCCGGTGGCGGTCGTGCACGACACGGGGGTGGACACGATCCAGCTGAAGCTGGAGGCGTTCAATCGGTACGGATCCCTCAAGGCACGGACCGCCGTCGGACTGGTGGACGCGCTGGAGGAACGTGGCCTGGTGTGGCCGGGTATCCGCATCGTGGAGTCGACGTCGGGCAACCTTGGTGTCGCGCTCGCCGGCGTCGCCGCCGAGCGCGGGTATCGGTTCACTGCCGTCGTCGACCCGCGCACTTCGCCCGCGCTGCTCGCCGGCATGATCGCGCTGGGTGCCGAGCTCGACATGGTGACCGAGGACGACGGCGCGGGCGGCTACCTGATCTCGCGGCTGCGCCGGGTGCGTGAGTTGACCGAGGGCGCCACCGACCGGGTCTGGACCGACCAGTACGGCTGCCCGGCCAACCCCCGGGCCCACGAACTCGGCACCGGCCCGGAGCTCGCCCGGCAGGCCGGTGGCGCCATGGACGCGGTGTTCGTCGCGGTGTCCACCGGCGGCACGCTCGCGGGCATCGCCAGTTACTTCCGGGAACACCATCCGGAGTGCCGGGTGGTCGGCGTGGACGTCCCCGGCTCGGTGGCGTTCGGCGGGCCACCCGGGCCCCGGGTGCTGACGGGCATCGGCTCGAGCGTCCGGTCACAGTTCCTGCGGCCGTGGATGTACGACGAGCACATCGAGGTCGAACCCGGTGCGGCGCTGGCCGCGTGCCGCCGGCTCGCCGCGCAGACCGGGATCGAGGTCGGCGGGTCCGGCGGCGCCGTGCTCGCCGCCAGTCTGCGCTACCTCCAGGCGCACCCGGAGATCCGGCACCCGGTGTGCCTCTGCCCGGACAGCGGGTCCAGCTATCGCCAGACGATCTTCGACGACGACTGGCTGACCGCCAACGGGCTGGGCTGCGCGCTCGACCCGTGGCCGGGTGGCGCGCCGCTGTTCCTGCGTGGGGAGCTGTGA
- a CDS encoding class I SAM-dependent methyltransferase, whose amino-acid sequence MTTREIQASSFGSAAATYTAVRPGYPGSAIRWGLPPDARVVLDLGAGTGKVTEALLAQGLTVHAVEPDERMLDELRRVAPAADARLGPAEAIPLPDASVDAVCVGHAFHWFGPSALAEMARVLRPGGTVALLWNLRDDATDWVARFGTLIALGAQDSTRYESPSPFAENADFTAPVRQTFAHTQRIDRAGLLALAGTRGYVLALPADRRDELLAEVAELVDTHPQLAGRDQFELPYVTEVWRAVRRNGADHA is encoded by the coding sequence ATGACGACCAGAGAGATCCAGGCATCCTCGTTCGGCTCGGCCGCCGCCACCTACACGGCGGTGCGGCCCGGCTACCCCGGCTCCGCGATCCGGTGGGGCCTGCCACCGGACGCGCGAGTCGTGCTCGACCTGGGTGCCGGCACCGGCAAGGTGACCGAGGCGCTGCTGGCACAGGGACTGACCGTGCACGCGGTGGAACCGGACGAGCGGATGCTCGACGAATTGCGCCGCGTCGCTCCCGCCGCGGACGCCCGGCTCGGCCCGGCCGAGGCGATCCCGCTGCCCGACGCGAGTGTCGACGCCGTGTGCGTCGGCCACGCGTTTCACTGGTTCGGCCCGTCCGCGCTGGCCGAGATGGCCCGGGTGCTGCGTCCCGGTGGCACGGTGGCGCTGCTCTGGAACCTCCGCGACGACGCCACCGACTGGGTCGCGCGGTTCGGCACGCTGATCGCGCTGGGCGCACAGGACAGCACGCGCTACGAGTCCCCGTCCCCGTTCGCGGAGAACGCCGACTTCACGGCGCCGGTCCGGCAGACGTTCGCACACACCCAGCGGATCGACCGCGCGGGGTTGCTCGCCCTGGCCGGCACCCGCGGCTATGTCCTCGCCCTGCCGGCGGACCGGCGGGACGAGCTGCTGGCCGAGGTGGCCGAGCTCGTCGACACCCATCCGCAGCTGGCCGGCCGGGACCAGTTCGAACTGCCCTACGTCACCGAGGTCTGGCGCGCTGTGCGCCGGAATGGAGCCGACCATGCGTGA